One Acidobacteriota bacterium genomic window carries:
- a CDS encoding NAD-dependent epimerase/dehydratase family protein — MTTSRRDFVQLSIMAGGAASLGVTARASTGPSTVEKASKKLKILVLGGTGLIGPPMVDYAIARGHEVTLFNRGKTNTHLFPELEKLRGDRADDLSAVEDQVEAGRRWDAVIDNTASIPRWVTASAGLLAEAADYYLYTSSISAYADSSIPNQDETAPVGRISPEDEAKVLTTKDITGENYGPLKARCEAEARKAFSNERSCIVRPGLIVGPGDYSDRFTYWPVRVYKGGEVMAPGNPDDPVQFIDARDLGEWNIRLVENGTTGIFNGVGPRSPMSIAGMLYGIRATVDNDISFTWVDADFLEEHEVQPWMHMTVWVPPVGEYAGFAASNIDRAIEAGLTFRPLADTAVATMKYWNSLDEEKRSKPRAGCPAELEEKVLKAWHSRK, encoded by the coding sequence TCCAATTGTCCATCATGGCCGGCGGAGCCGCCAGCCTCGGCGTGACAGCCCGGGCCTCGACCGGCCCGTCCACAGTGGAAAAGGCTTCCAAGAAGTTGAAGATCCTCGTCCTCGGCGGCACCGGACTCATCGGCCCTCCGATGGTCGATTACGCCATCGCTCGCGGGCACGAGGTCACCCTGTTCAATCGCGGGAAGACCAACACTCACCTCTTCCCGGAGCTGGAAAAACTCAGGGGCGATCGAGCGGACGACCTTTCCGCTGTAGAAGACCAGGTCGAGGCCGGACGCCGGTGGGATGCCGTGATTGACAACACCGCGTCGATCCCGCGCTGGGTGACTGCGTCGGCCGGTCTGCTCGCCGAGGCGGCCGACTACTACCTCTACACTTCGTCGATTTCTGCTTACGCAGATTCCTCGATCCCGAATCAGGACGAGACGGCACCGGTCGGCCGGATTTCGCCGGAGGACGAGGCCAAGGTACTGACAACCAAGGACATCACTGGCGAGAACTACGGCCCACTCAAGGCCCGGTGTGAGGCGGAGGCGAGAAAGGCATTCTCGAACGAGCGCTCCTGCATAGTGCGGCCCGGGCTGATCGTCGGCCCCGGCGATTACTCGGACAGGTTCACCTACTGGCCGGTTCGGGTCTACAAAGGCGGTGAGGTGATGGCGCCCGGCAACCCGGACGACCCGGTGCAGTTCATCGACGCGCGTGATCTCGGCGAGTGGAACATCCGGCTGGTCGAGAACGGCACCACCGGCATCTTCAACGGCGTTGGTCCACGTTCGCCGATGTCGATCGCCGGCATGCTGTACGGAATCCGCGCCACCGTCGACAACGACATCTCCTTCACCTGGGTGGATGCCGACTTCCTCGAGGAGCACGAGGTCCAGCCGTGGATGCACATGACGGTCTGGGTGCCTCCGGTCGGAGAGTACGCCGGCTTCGCGGCCTCGAACATCGATCGCGCCATCGAGGCGGGCCTGACCTTCAGGCCTCTTGCCGACACAGCGGTGGCTACGATGAAGTACTGGAACTCGCTCGACGAAGAAAAGAGATCGAAACCCAGGGCGGGGTGTCCGGCCGAGCTCGAGGAGAAGGTGCTGAAAGCGTGGCACAGTCGAAAATGA